Proteins from a genomic interval of Oncorhynchus keta strain PuntledgeMale-10-30-2019 unplaced genomic scaffold, Oket_V2 Un_contig_753_pilon_pilon, whole genome shotgun sequence:
- the LOC118370549 gene encoding splicing factor U2AF 35 kDa subunit isoform X3: MAEYLASIFGTEKDKVNCSFYFKIGACRHGDRCSRLHNKPTFSQTILIQNIYRNPQNSAQTADASRCAVSDVEMQEHYDEFFEEVFTEMEEKYGEVEEMNVCDNLGDHLVGNVYVKFRREEDAEKAVMDLNNRWFNGQPVHSELSPVTDFREACCRQYEMGECTRGGFCNFMHLKPISRELRRDLYGRRRKGKGGGGGGGHRSRSRSRERRSRSRDRGRGGDGGRGGGRDREKRRSRDRERSGRF, translated from the exons ATGGCGGAGTACCTGGCCTCCATTTTCggaacagagaaagacaa GGTCAATTGTTCATTCTACTTTAAAATTGGAGCGTGCAGACATGGGGACCGCTGCTCTAGGTTGCACAACAAGCCAACTTTCAGCCAG ACCATCTTGATTCAAAACATCTACCGTAACCCCCAAAACAGTGCACAGACGGCCGACGCCTCTCGCT GTGCCGTCAGCGATGTGGAAATGCAAGAGCACTATGACGAGTTCTTTGAG gAAGTCttcacagagatggaggagaagtacggagaggtggaggagatgaaCGTGTGTGACAACCTTGGCGACCACCTGGTCGGCAACGTCTATGTGAAG ttccGTCGGGAAGAGGATGCGGAGAAGGCGGTGATGGACCTGAACAACCGCTGGTTCAACGGTCAGCCTGTCCACTCAGAGCTCTCCCCCGTCACTGACTTCAGGGAAGCCTGCTGTCGGCAGTATGAGATGGG GGAGTGCACCAGAGGAGGCTTCTGCAACTTCATGCACCTGAAACCCATCTCCAGGGAACTCCGTCGGGACCTGTATGGACGCCGCAGAAAAGG caaaggaggaggaggaggaggaggacaccgCTCTCGCTCGCGATCCCGGGAAAGGCGTTCTCGCTCCCGAGACCGTGGCCGTGGTGGCGATGGTGGAAGAGGTGGCGGACGAGACCGCGAGAAACGGAGGTCCAGGGACCGGGAACGTTCTGGAAGGTTTTAA
- the LOC118370549 gene encoding splicing factor U2AF 35 kDa subunit isoform X2, protein MQEHYDEFFEEVFTEMEEKYGEVEEMNVCDNLGDHLVGNVYVKFRREEDAEKAVMDLNNRWFNGQPVHSELSPVTDFREACCRQYEMGECTRGGFCNFMHLKPISRELRRDLYGRRRKGKGGGGGGGHRSRSRSRERRSRSRDRGRGGDGGRGGGRDREKRRSRDRERSGRF, encoded by the exons ATGCAAGAGCACTATGACGAGTTCTTTGAG gAAGTCttcacagagatggaggagaagtacggagaggtggaggagatgaaCGTGTGTGACAACCTTGGCGACCACCTGGTCGGCAACGTCTATGTGAAG ttccGTCGGGAAGAGGATGCGGAGAAGGCGGTGATGGACCTGAACAACCGCTGGTTCAACGGTCAGCCTGTCCACTCAGAGCTCTCCCCCGTCACTGACTTCAGGGAAGCCTGCTGTCGGCAGTATGAGATGGG GGAGTGCACCAGAGGAGGCTTCTGCAACTTCATGCACCTGAAACCCATCTCCAGGGAACTCCGTCGGGACCTGTATGGACGCCGCAGAAAAGG caaaggaggaggaggaggaggaggacaccgCTCTCGCTCGCGATCCCGGGAAAGGCGTTCTCGCTCCCGAGACCGTGGCCGTGGTGGCGATGGTGGAAGAGGTGGCGGACGAGACCGCGAGAAACGGAGGTCCAGGGACCGGGAACGTTCTGGAAGGTTTTAA
- the LOC118370549 gene encoding splicing factor U2AF 35 kDa subunit isoform X1 has product MAEYLASIFGTEKDKVNCSFYFKIGACRHGDRCSRLHNKPTFSQTIALLNIYRNPQNTAQSADGIRCAVSDVEMQEHYDEFFEEVFTEMEEKYGEVEEMNVCDNLGDHLVGNVYVKFRREEDAEKAVMDLNNRWFNGQPVHSELSPVTDFREACCRQYEMGECTRGGFCNFMHLKPISRELRRDLYGRRRKGKGGGGGGGHRSRSRSRERRSRSRDRGRGGDGGRGGGRDREKRRSRDRERSGRF; this is encoded by the exons ATGGCGGAGTACCTGGCCTCCATTTTCggaacagagaaagacaa GGTCAATTGTTCATTCTACTTTAAAATTGGAGCGTGCAGACATGGGGACCGCTGCTCTAGGTTGCACAACAAGCCAACTTTCAGCCAG ACCATTGCCCTGTTGAACATTTACCGTAACCCTCAAAATACTGCCCAGTCTGCCGATGGTATACGCT GTGCCGTCAGCGATGTGGAAATGCAAGAGCACTATGACGAGTTCTTTGAG gAAGTCttcacagagatggaggagaagtacggagaggtggaggagatgaaCGTGTGTGACAACCTTGGCGACCACCTGGTCGGCAACGTCTATGTGAAG ttccGTCGGGAAGAGGATGCGGAGAAGGCGGTGATGGACCTGAACAACCGCTGGTTCAACGGTCAGCCTGTCCACTCAGAGCTCTCCCCCGTCACTGACTTCAGGGAAGCCTGCTGTCGGCAGTATGAGATGGG GGAGTGCACCAGAGGAGGCTTCTGCAACTTCATGCACCTGAAACCCATCTCCAGGGAACTCCGTCGGGACCTGTATGGACGCCGCAGAAAAGG caaaggaggaggaggaggaggaggacaccgCTCTCGCTCGCGATCCCGGGAAAGGCGTTCTCGCTCCCGAGACCGTGGCCGTGGTGGCGATGGTGGAAGAGGTGGCGGACGAGACCGCGAGAAACGGAGGTCCAGGGACCGGGAACGTTCTGGAAGGTTTTAA